The Euphorbia lathyris chromosome 8, ddEupLath1.1, whole genome shotgun sequence genome has a window encoding:
- the LOC136203810 gene encoding putative receptor-like protein kinase At3g47110 isoform X1, with amino-acid sequence MEKINYFSFITILCFICLLKCLDEIRATSNINTDEDALFTLKARITDDPQNLLASNWSKVTPVCNWIGITCGTRHSRVTEIELEDMGLAGTIPPHIGNLSFLVTFSLFNNSFHGSLPVELSNLRRLKWFSLSYNLFNGSIPSWIGSFFQLQYLALNYNNFGGGFPISICNLSELHQLYLGMNNLEGQIPKAIGNLQKLKLLSLRNNKLSGGVPISIFNISSLEEISIYYNWLSGFIPTTFLKNMSSLRVLDFGTNNLTGRLPPIMFAKLPVLEELYLGRNLFSGAIPSTLFECKRLMILSLSFNNFQGDIHTDFGNLTMLQGLYLHYNNFTGEIPKSFGNLINLEIISMGINSIGGKIPSSIGNFTELRALYFGENKFTGRIPFEIGNLVYLKVLYLGINNLDGLLPSNIFNISTLRVLSLVDNHLSGSLPPTFGLHLPNLKKAYIGENKLHGLIPISISNASELTRIDFSSNMLFGSIPFALGNLRNLQYLSLGKNQLTSQSLLTLFSSLANCKNLTLLNLSENPLNDTLPISTGNLSSSLEYFYMNGCGLTRIISEEIGNLTSLILLDLGDNNFNGFIPKTIRKMRKLQVLYLNSNRIQGSIPSELCGLQRLSEISFGENELYGNIPSCLGDLTFLRKLYLESNQLNSSIPSTLWRLKDVLKLSLSSNSLSGDIPIDIGNLRVITLIDLSENQFSGSIPPTFGGLQSLERLSLSNNRLKGSIPESFGDAISLQFIDLSINGLSGELPKSLEKLKYLKIFNVSFNQLQGEIPNGGPFMNLSAQSFLGNKALCGEPKFQVNPCRTSNQNHSKKTKITLLAIVLTCLTLGIVVAILIWYWKRKTRLLTHQVNFPHLPIWQRISIHELQRATNKFDEVNLLGKGSFGSVYRGNLSNGLSVAIKVFNLDSEGAFKSFDVECEVLREIRHRNLVKIITGCCTNEFKALVMDFMPNLSLEKWLYSHNSFLDIFQRLNIMIDVASAIEYIHHGSMNPIVHCDLKPSNILLDEDMVAHVTDFGIAKLVGEDQSFIQTITLATVGYMAPEYGSEGLVSIKGDIYSFGILLMETFTRKRPTDEIFNEDMNMKQWVGELLPYGVTQLVDPNLLRVNEPHYLAKTDCISLIMNLALKCCVDVPGERISSKDILNALNKIKVKLFNDIQ; translated from the exons ATggagaaaataaattatttctcattcataactattttatgtttCATATGCCTGCTGAAATGTTTAGATGAAATCAGAGCTACGAGTAATATCAACACTGATGAAGATGCATTGTTTACCTTGAAAGCTCGTATTACAGATGATCCGCAAAATTTGTTAGCATCCAACTGGTCTAAAGTTACACCAGTCTGTAATTGGATTGGAATTACTTGTGGAACTCGCCATAGTCGAGTTACGGAAATAGAACTTGAAGATATGGGATTGGCAGGAACCATTCCTCCACATATTGGGAACCTTTCATTCCTAGTCACTTTCTCTTTATTCAATAACTCCTTCCATGGCTCTCTGCCTGTTGAACTTTCCAATTTACGCCGATTGAAGTGGTTTAGCTTGTCATACAATCTTTTCAATGGAAGTATCCCCTCATGGATTGGATCTTTCTTCCAACTTCAATATCTTGCTCTCAATTATAACAATTTTGGAG GTGGTTTTCCAATATCTATATGCAACTTATCAGAGCTCCACCAACTTTATTTGGGAATGAATAATCTTGAAGGCCAAATTCCAAAAGCAATTGGAAATCTTCAAAAATTGAAATTGTTGTCCTTGAGAAACAACAAGCTTTCAGGAGGTGTACCAATTAGTATCTTCAACATTTCCTCATTGGAAGAAAtttctatttattataattGGCTGTCAGGTTTCATCCCAACAACCTTCTTGAAAAATATGTCTTCACTTCGAGTATTGGATTTTGGAACAAATAATTTGACAGGTCGTCTTCCGCCAATTATGTTTGCCAAACTTCCTGTTCTGGAAGAATTGTATTTGGGTCGGAACTTATTTAGTGGTGCAATTCCTTCCACTTTGTTCGAATGCAAGAGGTTAATGATTTTAAGCTTGTCTTTCAACAATTTTCAAGGAGATATACATACGGATTTTGGGAATCTTACGATGCTTCAAGGATTGTATCTTCACTATAACAATTTCACAG GAGAAATTCCAAAGTCTTTTGGCAATCTTATAAATTTGGAGATAATATCCATGGGAATAAATTCTATTGGTGGTAAAATTCCTTCATCCATTGGAAATTTTACCGAGTTAAGAGCTCTTTACTTTGGAGAAAACAAATTCACAG GTAGAATTCCCTTTGAAATAGGTAACCTTGTTTACCTAAAGGTACTGTATCTCGGAATTAACAATCTTGATGGACTACTTCCttccaatatttttaatatttcaacATTAAGAGTATTGTcgttggttgataatcatctcTCCGGAAGTCTTCCTCCAACCTTTGGTCTCCATCTTCCCAATCTTAAAAAAGCTTATATTGGCGAAAATAAGTTGCACGGTCTTATTCCCATATCGATCTCTAATGCCTCAGAACTCACTCGAATAGACTTCAGTTCAAACATGCTATTTGGTTCTATACCCTTTGCTCTTGGAAATTTAAGAAATCTTCAATATCTCAGTTTAGGGAAGAATCAACTTACTAGTCAATCTTTGTTGACTTTATTTTCTTCACTGGCCAATTGCAAAAATTTGACATTATTAAATTTGAGTGAGAATCCATTGAATGATACTCTTCCCATTTCCACAGGAAACCTATCTTCTTCCCTTGAATATTTCTACATGAATGGTTGTGGACTAACAAGAATAATTTCTGAGGAAATTGGCAACTTAACTAGCTTGATTTTATTGGATCTAGGAGATAACAATTTCAATGGATTCATTCCCAAGACAATTAGAAAAATGAGGAAGCTTCAAGTATTATATCTTAACTCAAATAGAATCCAAGGGTCCATACCTTCTGAATTATGTGGTTTACAAAGATTGAGTGAGATTTCTTTTGGAGAAAATGAGCTCTATGGAAATATTCCTTCTTGTTTGGGTGATCTCACTTTTCTTCGAAAGCTCTATTTGGAATCCAACCAACTTAATTCTAGTATTCCATCAACCTTGTGGAGGCTTAAAGATGTCCTTAAACTCAGCCTATCATCAAATTCATTAAGCGGTGATATTCCAATAGATATTGGGAATTTGAGAGTCATTACATTAattgatttgtctgaaaatcaATTCTCAGGTAGTATCCCACCCACCTTTGGAGGTCTCCAATCTCTAGAGCGTCTCTCTTTATCTAATAATAGATTAAAGGGTTCCATTCCTGAATCATTTGGTGATGCTATAAGCTTGCAATTCATAGATTTATCAATCAATGGTCTCTCCGGAGAATTGCCCAAGTCCCTAGAGAAATTAAAATATCTCAAGATTTTTAATGTCTCCTTCAATCAATTACAAGGAGAAATTCCTAATGGAGGACCATTTATGAACTTATCGGCACAATCATTTCTAGGAAATAAAGCACTTTGTGGGGAACCTAAATTCCAAGTCAATCCGTGCAGAACTAGCAATCAGAACCATTCAAAGAAAACCAAGATAACACTGCTTGCAATTGTATTAACATGTTTGACACTTGGAATTGTTGTTGCCATTCTAATTTGGTATTGGAAAAGGAAAACAAGATTGTTGACTCACCAAGTGAATTTTCCACATTTACCAATATGGCAAAGAATTTCTATTCATGAGCTTCAACGGGCAACAAATAAATTTGATGAGGTAAACTTGCTTGGCAAAGGGAGTTTTGGTTCGGTATATAGAGGGAATCTTTCAAATGGCTTATCCGTTGCGATTAAGGTTTTCAATTTGGACTCAGAAGGAGCATTCAAGAGTTTTGATGTGGAGTGTGAAGTACTACGTGAGATTCGACacagaaaccttgtgaaaataatcACGGGTTGTTGTACAAATGAATTTAAGGCTTTAGTCATGGACTTCATGCCTAATTTGAGCTTGGAAAAGTGGTTATATTCTCACAACTCCTTTTTagacatttttcaaagattgaacATAATGATCGATGTTGCATCAGCAATTGAATATATTCATCACGGTTCTATGAATCCTATTGTTCATTGTGATTTGAAGCCCAGTAATATCCTTCTAGATGAGGATATGGTTGCTCATGTAACTGATTTTGGCATAGCAAAGCTTGTCGGAGAAGATCAATCTTTCATACAGACTATAACTCTTGCAACTGTTGGATACATGGCACCAG AGTACGGATCAGAAGGACTTGTTTCTATAAAAGGCGATATTTATAGTTTTGGTATTTTGTTGATGGAAACTTTCACAAGAAAAAGGCCTACAGATGAGATTTTTAACGAAGATATGAATATGAAGCAATGGGTTGGTGAGTTATTGCCTTATGGAGTTACTCAACTTGTTGATCCCAATTTGCTTAGGGTCAACGAACCACATTATTTGGCTAAGACAGATTGCATATCTTTGATTATGAACTTGGCCTTAAAGTGTTGTGTTGATGTGCCTGGGGAGAGGATTAGCAGTAAAGATATTTTAAATGCGCTCAATAAGATCAAAGTTAAGCTTTTCAATGATATTCAATAG
- the LOC136203810 gene encoding probable LRR receptor-like serine/threonine-protein kinase At3g47570 isoform X2 yields the protein MEKINYFSFITILCFICLLKCLDEIRATSNINTDEDALFTLKARITDDPQNLLASNWSKVTPVCNWIGITCGTRHSRVTEIELEDMGLAGTIPPHIGNLSFLVTFSLFNNSFHGSLPVELSNLRRLKWFSLSYNLFNGSIPSWIGSFFQLQYLALNYNNFGGGFPISICNLSELHQLYLGMNNLEGQIPKAIGNLQKLKLLSLRNNKLSGGVPISIFNISSLEEISIYYNWLSGFIPTTFLKNMSSLRVLDFGTNNLTGRLPPIMFAKLPVLEELYLGRNLFSGAIPSTLFECKRLMILSLSFNNFQGDIHTDFGNLTMLQGLYLHYNNFTGRIPFEIGNLVYLKVLYLGINNLDGLLPSNIFNISTLRVLSLVDNHLSGSLPPTFGLHLPNLKKAYIGENKLHGLIPISISNASELTRIDFSSNMLFGSIPFALGNLRNLQYLSLGKNQLTSQSLLTLFSSLANCKNLTLLNLSENPLNDTLPISTGNLSSSLEYFYMNGCGLTRIISEEIGNLTSLILLDLGDNNFNGFIPKTIRKMRKLQVLYLNSNRIQGSIPSELCGLQRLSEISFGENELYGNIPSCLGDLTFLRKLYLESNQLNSSIPSTLWRLKDVLKLSLSSNSLSGDIPIDIGNLRVITLIDLSENQFSGSIPPTFGGLQSLERLSLSNNRLKGSIPESFGDAISLQFIDLSINGLSGELPKSLEKLKYLKIFNVSFNQLQGEIPNGGPFMNLSAQSFLGNKALCGEPKFQVNPCRTSNQNHSKKTKITLLAIVLTCLTLGIVVAILIWYWKRKTRLLTHQVNFPHLPIWQRISIHELQRATNKFDEVNLLGKGSFGSVYRGNLSNGLSVAIKVFNLDSEGAFKSFDVECEVLREIRHRNLVKIITGCCTNEFKALVMDFMPNLSLEKWLYSHNSFLDIFQRLNIMIDVASAIEYIHHGSMNPIVHCDLKPSNILLDEDMVAHVTDFGIAKLVGEDQSFIQTITLATVGYMAPEYGSEGLVSIKGDIYSFGILLMETFTRKRPTDEIFNEDMNMKQWVGELLPYGVTQLVDPNLLRVNEPHYLAKTDCISLIMNLALKCCVDVPGERISSKDILNALNKIKVKLFNDIQ from the exons ATggagaaaataaattatttctcattcataactattttatgtttCATATGCCTGCTGAAATGTTTAGATGAAATCAGAGCTACGAGTAATATCAACACTGATGAAGATGCATTGTTTACCTTGAAAGCTCGTATTACAGATGATCCGCAAAATTTGTTAGCATCCAACTGGTCTAAAGTTACACCAGTCTGTAATTGGATTGGAATTACTTGTGGAACTCGCCATAGTCGAGTTACGGAAATAGAACTTGAAGATATGGGATTGGCAGGAACCATTCCTCCACATATTGGGAACCTTTCATTCCTAGTCACTTTCTCTTTATTCAATAACTCCTTCCATGGCTCTCTGCCTGTTGAACTTTCCAATTTACGCCGATTGAAGTGGTTTAGCTTGTCATACAATCTTTTCAATGGAAGTATCCCCTCATGGATTGGATCTTTCTTCCAACTTCAATATCTTGCTCTCAATTATAACAATTTTGGAG GTGGTTTTCCAATATCTATATGCAACTTATCAGAGCTCCACCAACTTTATTTGGGAATGAATAATCTTGAAGGCCAAATTCCAAAAGCAATTGGAAATCTTCAAAAATTGAAATTGTTGTCCTTGAGAAACAACAAGCTTTCAGGAGGTGTACCAATTAGTATCTTCAACATTTCCTCATTGGAAGAAAtttctatttattataattGGCTGTCAGGTTTCATCCCAACAACCTTCTTGAAAAATATGTCTTCACTTCGAGTATTGGATTTTGGAACAAATAATTTGACAGGTCGTCTTCCGCCAATTATGTTTGCCAAACTTCCTGTTCTGGAAGAATTGTATTTGGGTCGGAACTTATTTAGTGGTGCAATTCCTTCCACTTTGTTCGAATGCAAGAGGTTAATGATTTTAAGCTTGTCTTTCAACAATTTTCAAGGAGATATACATACGGATTTTGGGAATCTTACGATGCTTCAAGGATTGTATCTTCACTATAACAATTTCACAG GTAGAATTCCCTTTGAAATAGGTAACCTTGTTTACCTAAAGGTACTGTATCTCGGAATTAACAATCTTGATGGACTACTTCCttccaatatttttaatatttcaacATTAAGAGTATTGTcgttggttgataatcatctcTCCGGAAGTCTTCCTCCAACCTTTGGTCTCCATCTTCCCAATCTTAAAAAAGCTTATATTGGCGAAAATAAGTTGCACGGTCTTATTCCCATATCGATCTCTAATGCCTCAGAACTCACTCGAATAGACTTCAGTTCAAACATGCTATTTGGTTCTATACCCTTTGCTCTTGGAAATTTAAGAAATCTTCAATATCTCAGTTTAGGGAAGAATCAACTTACTAGTCAATCTTTGTTGACTTTATTTTCTTCACTGGCCAATTGCAAAAATTTGACATTATTAAATTTGAGTGAGAATCCATTGAATGATACTCTTCCCATTTCCACAGGAAACCTATCTTCTTCCCTTGAATATTTCTACATGAATGGTTGTGGACTAACAAGAATAATTTCTGAGGAAATTGGCAACTTAACTAGCTTGATTTTATTGGATCTAGGAGATAACAATTTCAATGGATTCATTCCCAAGACAATTAGAAAAATGAGGAAGCTTCAAGTATTATATCTTAACTCAAATAGAATCCAAGGGTCCATACCTTCTGAATTATGTGGTTTACAAAGATTGAGTGAGATTTCTTTTGGAGAAAATGAGCTCTATGGAAATATTCCTTCTTGTTTGGGTGATCTCACTTTTCTTCGAAAGCTCTATTTGGAATCCAACCAACTTAATTCTAGTATTCCATCAACCTTGTGGAGGCTTAAAGATGTCCTTAAACTCAGCCTATCATCAAATTCATTAAGCGGTGATATTCCAATAGATATTGGGAATTTGAGAGTCATTACATTAattgatttgtctgaaaatcaATTCTCAGGTAGTATCCCACCCACCTTTGGAGGTCTCCAATCTCTAGAGCGTCTCTCTTTATCTAATAATAGATTAAAGGGTTCCATTCCTGAATCATTTGGTGATGCTATAAGCTTGCAATTCATAGATTTATCAATCAATGGTCTCTCCGGAGAATTGCCCAAGTCCCTAGAGAAATTAAAATATCTCAAGATTTTTAATGTCTCCTTCAATCAATTACAAGGAGAAATTCCTAATGGAGGACCATTTATGAACTTATCGGCACAATCATTTCTAGGAAATAAAGCACTTTGTGGGGAACCTAAATTCCAAGTCAATCCGTGCAGAACTAGCAATCAGAACCATTCAAAGAAAACCAAGATAACACTGCTTGCAATTGTATTAACATGTTTGACACTTGGAATTGTTGTTGCCATTCTAATTTGGTATTGGAAAAGGAAAACAAGATTGTTGACTCACCAAGTGAATTTTCCACATTTACCAATATGGCAAAGAATTTCTATTCATGAGCTTCAACGGGCAACAAATAAATTTGATGAGGTAAACTTGCTTGGCAAAGGGAGTTTTGGTTCGGTATATAGAGGGAATCTTTCAAATGGCTTATCCGTTGCGATTAAGGTTTTCAATTTGGACTCAGAAGGAGCATTCAAGAGTTTTGATGTGGAGTGTGAAGTACTACGTGAGATTCGACacagaaaccttgtgaaaataatcACGGGTTGTTGTACAAATGAATTTAAGGCTTTAGTCATGGACTTCATGCCTAATTTGAGCTTGGAAAAGTGGTTATATTCTCACAACTCCTTTTTagacatttttcaaagattgaacATAATGATCGATGTTGCATCAGCAATTGAATATATTCATCACGGTTCTATGAATCCTATTGTTCATTGTGATTTGAAGCCCAGTAATATCCTTCTAGATGAGGATATGGTTGCTCATGTAACTGATTTTGGCATAGCAAAGCTTGTCGGAGAAGATCAATCTTTCATACAGACTATAACTCTTGCAACTGTTGGATACATGGCACCAG AGTACGGATCAGAAGGACTTGTTTCTATAAAAGGCGATATTTATAGTTTTGGTATTTTGTTGATGGAAACTTTCACAAGAAAAAGGCCTACAGATGAGATTTTTAACGAAGATATGAATATGAAGCAATGGGTTGGTGAGTTATTGCCTTATGGAGTTACTCAACTTGTTGATCCCAATTTGCTTAGGGTCAACGAACCACATTATTTGGCTAAGACAGATTGCATATCTTTGATTATGAACTTGGCCTTAAAGTGTTGTGTTGATGTGCCTGGGGAGAGGATTAGCAGTAAAGATATTTTAAATGCGCTCAATAAGATCAAAGTTAAGCTTTTCAATGATATTCAATAG